The Lewinella sp. 4G2 nucleotide sequence AATTACTCGCCGGGCGTGGCCCATTCGGGCCGCAAAGGTACGGAAAGCCAAACTATGCATCTTCCCGGCGTCGCCCCTGCGTTCCACCCCGCATTGCACCGCGAGTATTGTGCCAGCGTCTACGTCTGCCACAATTTCCGGCTGCGTTCCGGTTCCCCCAACGCGTCGTTTACGGATTGGATCGCCGCGCGCGGCTATTCGTCCTATGCCTTTCTGACGGCCTACAATCCCTATTCCAACCGCCAACTATCCCGCGCGGACAATTTGGCGCTGGCGCAGGTGCTAAGAAATAGGATCAAGGACCTAGCCATCGACGCCGTACCCGCCGCCGCCGTGGACGTGACCGGCACCTGGCCAGAGGAAGTAGGCCTAATGCTATTAGGGGTGGACCTGGGTACCGCCCTCCAGCTCGGACGGGAGTTTCAACAGAATGCCATCCTCTACGGAAAGACTGGAAACGCAGCTGCCGTGCTCTGGTGCGAATGCCGGCTCCCCTCCCCTATCTGACCTGGATCAGCTTGGCCGTACGGCCGACGCGCAGCACGTAGTTACCCGCCGGAAAACCGGAGACGTCGATACGTAAGTCACGGCGCAACTCGCCCTCGAACAGGATGTGGCCAGTCATGTCATACAACTTAACGGGCAGGTCTAGCTGACGCTCAGCTTGTAAGAAAAGCGTTTCCGTTGCCGGATTCGGGTAGGCCCGCAGGCCCAATTCTTCGAGGGTGGTGACGGAGGTCGAGGAGTTGTCCGCGTTGAAGGTAGGTGCCTGCATGCGGAATTCACCCGTACCGTTGGGGACGCGGGCGAAAGCGACGTCAGTTTCCTGCTGGCCAAATTCCACGTTATCTACCACATTACCGTTTGGGTCACCGAGGGCGAGGGTCTCCCCACCTGCCGAAAGTTTAAAACTGGCGTGGAGTGGCCCTTGATCTTCATCGCCATCTTCGTCCGCCCAGACGATGAGGTAGCCGTTGGCTTCGATAGTAGTCCCATCCGGGAATTGCCATTTGGCGATATTCTCCGGGTTGTCGGACAGGGTGTAGCCCGTTAAGTCGATGGCGGCGCTGGTATTATTGTAAAGCTCAATCCAATCGTCGAACTCACCCGCCTCATCGGCGGCGGAGGCATCGTTGGAGGCTACGAATTCGTTGATGGCAACGGCTGGCTGCGCGCTCAGAGCTGAGCAGAGACCAACGGTAGCTAAGGCGGATAAAAGTCTTTTCATGGTGCTGGTTTTGGGAGTAGGGTAAAGTCAGGATTAACAGGAGTTAGGGTATGAAATCAAAAGCAATCGAAGCTCTCTTCCGAGTTGATACTAGCGTCAAACTTGCCGGAGGAGTCGATCTGATTGCCAAAGGTACAGCGAT carries:
- a CDS encoding DUF3293 domain-containing protein produces the protein MHLPGVAPAFHPALHREYCASVYVCHNFRLRSGSPNASFTDWIAARGYSSYAFLTAYNPYSNRQLSRADNLALAQVLRNRIKDLAIDAVPAAAVDVTGTWPEEVGLMLLGVDLGTALQLGREFQQNAILYGKTGNAAAVLWCECRLPSPI
- a CDS encoding lamin tail domain-containing protein encodes the protein MKRLLSALATVGLCSALSAQPAVAINEFVASNDASAADEAGEFDDWIELYNNTSAAIDLTGYTLSDNPENIAKWQFPDGTTIEANGYLIVWADEDGDEDQGPLHASFKLSAGGETLALGDPNGNVVDNVEFGQQETDVAFARVPNGTGEFRMQAPTFNADNSSTSVTTLEELGLRAYPNPATETLFLQAERQLDLPVKLYDMTGHILFEGELRRDLRIDVSGFPAGNYVLRVGRTAKLIQVR